A portion of the Pseudomonas synxantha BG33R genome contains these proteins:
- a CDS encoding flagellar motor protein, giving the protein MDVLSLIGITMAFVAIIGGNYLEGGHLGALANGPAALIVIGGTVGAALLQSPLSSFKRAMQILVWIIFPPRVDLPGGIDRVVNWSLTARKEGLLGLEGVADAEPDSYARKGLQLLVDGAEPEAIRSILEVDFYTQESRDINAAKVFESMGGYAPTIGIIGAVMGLIHVMGNLADPSQLGSGIAVAFVATIYGVASANLVLLPVASKLKSIAMRQSRYREMLLEGILSIAEGENPRSIELKLQGFMD; this is encoded by the coding sequence ATGGATGTCTTGAGCCTGATCGGGATCACCATGGCGTTTGTCGCCATCATCGGCGGCAACTACCTCGAAGGCGGCCACCTCGGCGCCCTGGCCAATGGCCCGGCGGCGCTGATCGTCATTGGTGGCACCGTGGGCGCGGCGCTGTTGCAGTCGCCGCTGAGCTCGTTCAAGCGGGCCATGCAGATCCTGGTGTGGATCATTTTCCCGCCACGGGTCGACCTGCCCGGCGGCATCGACCGCGTGGTCAACTGGAGCCTCACTGCCCGCAAGGAAGGTTTGCTGGGCCTGGAAGGCGTGGCCGATGCCGAGCCCGACAGCTACGCACGCAAGGGCCTGCAGTTGCTGGTGGACGGCGCTGAGCCGGAAGCGATCCGCAGCATCCTGGAGGTGGATTTCTACACCCAGGAAAGCCGTGACATCAATGCGGCCAAAGTCTTTGAAAGCATGGGCGGCTACGCGCCGACCATCGGCATCATCGGTGCGGTGATGGGCCTGATCCACGTGATGGGCAACCTGGCTGATCCTTCGCAACTGGGCAGCGGTATTGCCGTGGCGTTTGTGGCGACCATCTACGGCGTGGCCAGTGCCAACCTGGTGCTGCTGCCGGTGGCCAGCAAGCTCAAGTCAATTGCCATGCGCCAGTCACGTTATCGCGAAATGCTGCTTGAAGGCATCCTGTCGATTGCCGAAGGTGAGAACCCGCGCTCCATCGAATTGAAGCTCCAGGGCTTCATGGATTGA
- a CDS encoding protein-glutamate methylesterase/protein-glutamine glutaminase, with amino-acid sequence MAVKVLVVDDSGFFRRRVSEILSADPTIQVVGTATNGKEAIDQAIALKPDVITMDYEMPMMDGITAVRHIMQRCPTPVLMFSSLTHEGARVTLDALDAGAVDFLPKNFEDISRNPDKVKQMLCEKVHSISRSNRRSLFSAPAPAPTPAPVAAAPTSSFARPAPAPVARPAVAPVRAAATPSTHSPAPKRKAYKLVAIGTSTGGPVALQRVLTQLPANFPAPIVLVQHMPAAFTKAFAERLDKLCRITVKEAEDGDILRPGLALLAPGGKQMMVDGRGAIKILPGDERLNYKPCVDITFGSAAKSYGDKVLAVVLTGMGADGREGARLLKQGGSAIWAQDEASCVIYGMPMAIVKADLADAVYSLDDIGKHLVEACL; translated from the coding sequence ATGGCAGTCAAGGTCCTGGTGGTGGACGATTCGGGTTTCTTCCGCCGCCGCGTCTCGGAAATTCTTTCCGCCGATCCAACGATCCAGGTGGTCGGCACGGCCACCAACGGTAAAGAGGCGATCGATCAGGCCATCGCGTTGAAGCCGGACGTGATCACCATGGACTACGAGATGCCAATGATGGACGGCATTACCGCCGTGCGTCACATCATGCAGCGCTGCCCCACCCCGGTATTGATGTTCTCGTCGCTGACTCACGAAGGCGCACGGGTGACCCTCGACGCGCTGGATGCCGGCGCGGTGGATTTTCTGCCGAAGAATTTCGAAGACATCTCGCGCAACCCCGACAAGGTCAAGCAGATGCTGTGCGAGAAGGTGCACAGCATCTCACGCAGTAACCGTCGTAGCCTGTTCAGTGCACCTGCGCCGGCACCTACGCCTGCGCCCGTAGCGGCTGCACCAACCTCATCGTTTGCACGCCCGGCCCCTGCGCCGGTGGCTCGGCCTGCGGTGGCGCCGGTACGTGCCGCCGCTACACCGAGCACCCATTCGCCAGCGCCCAAGCGCAAGGCTTACAAGCTGGTTGCCATCGGTACCTCCACCGGCGGCCCGGTGGCCTTGCAGCGGGTGTTGACCCAGCTGCCGGCCAACTTCCCGGCGCCGATTGTGCTGGTGCAGCACATGCCCGCGGCGTTCACCAAGGCGTTCGCCGAGCGCCTGGACAAGCTGTGCCGGATCACCGTCAAGGAAGCCGAGGATGGCGACATCCTGCGTCCTGGCCTGGCGCTGCTGGCGCCGGGTGGCAAGCAGATGATGGTGGACGGCCGTGGTGCGATCAAAATCCTGCCGGGCGACGAGCGCTTGAACTACAAGCCGTGTGTGGATATCACCTTCGGTTCGGCGGCCAAGTCCTACGGTGACAAAGTTCTGGCGGTGGTGCTCACCGGCATGGGCGCCGATGGCCGTGAAGGCGCACGCCTGCTCAAGCAGGGCGGCAGCGCCATCTGGGCCCAGGACGAAGCCAGCTGTGTGATCTATGGCATGCCCATGGCCATCGTCAAGGCTGACCTGGCTGACGCGGTCTACAGCCTGGACGACATCGGCAAGCATCTGGTGGAGGCCTGCCTCTGA
- a CDS encoding chemotaxis protein CheA has product MSFGADEEILQDFLVEAGEILEQLSEQLVELESRPDDANLLNAIFRGFHTVKGGAGFLQLHELVECCHIAENVFDILRKGERHVDSELMDVILEALDAVNGMFSQVRERAPITAATPELLAALARLAEPAAAAPVVQAAPEPVVEAEPDVTDSEFEQLLDSLNAVKAEAEAPAAPVATPTSEDITDAEFESLLDQLHGKGQFAADAVAPVAPPQVPDANASTDITDDEFEALLDQLHGKGTFVAEALPEVAATAAAPATKAVPADDGLISDHEFEALLDELHGKGKFTEVAPAAAAAVATAAPAAAKASAPVAKPAPAPAPARAAAPAAAEKPASEAETTVRVDTARLDDIMNMVGELVLVRNRLVRLGLNSGDEAMQKAVSNLDVVTADLQTAVMKTRMQPIKKVFGRFPRLVRDLARQLKKEINLELVGEETDLDKNLVEALADPLVHLVRNAVDHGVETPEEREAAGKSRNGKVILAAEQEGDHILLSITDDGKGMDPTILRNIAVKRGVMDKDAADRLTDTECYNLIFAPGFSTKTEISDVSGRGVGMDVVKTKISQLNGSINIYSTKGQGSKIVIKVPLTLAIMPTLMVMLGNQAFAFPLVNVNEIFHLDLSRTNVVDGQEVVIVRDKALPLFYLKRWLVASAKHEEQREGHVVILSVGTQRIGFVVDQLVGQEEVVIKPLGKMLQGTPGMSGATITGDGRIALILDVPSMLKRYAARRI; this is encoded by the coding sequence ATGAGCTTCGGCGCCGATGAAGAAATCCTTCAGGATTTCCTTGTAGAGGCCGGCGAAATTCTAGAGCAACTGTCCGAACAACTGGTCGAGCTGGAAAGCCGACCGGATGATGCGAACCTGCTCAATGCAATTTTTCGCGGTTTTCACACTGTAAAAGGGGGCGCCGGCTTCCTCCAGCTCCATGAGCTGGTGGAGTGCTGCCACATCGCCGAGAACGTGTTCGACATCCTTCGCAAGGGTGAGCGTCACGTTGATTCGGAATTGATGGACGTGATTCTCGAAGCACTGGATGCAGTCAACGGCATGTTCAGCCAGGTGCGTGAACGTGCGCCGATCACGGCGGCTACCCCGGAACTGCTGGCCGCCCTGGCGCGCCTGGCTGAACCGGCTGCCGCTGCGCCGGTTGTGCAAGCGGCGCCTGAGCCGGTGGTAGAAGCCGAACCGGACGTGACCGACAGCGAGTTCGAACAGCTGCTCGACTCGCTCAATGCGGTCAAGGCCGAGGCTGAAGCGCCGGCTGCACCTGTCGCCACGCCGACCAGCGAAGACATTACCGACGCAGAATTCGAATCCTTGCTCGACCAGTTGCATGGCAAGGGCCAGTTCGCGGCCGATGCCGTGGCCCCTGTGGCGCCGCCGCAAGTGCCGGATGCCAATGCCAGCACCGACATTACCGACGATGAGTTCGAAGCACTGCTCGACCAACTGCATGGCAAAGGCACCTTTGTGGCCGAAGCCCTGCCGGAAGTCGCGGCCACAGCTGCCGCCCCGGCCACCAAGGCTGTGCCTGCCGACGACGGGTTGATCTCCGATCACGAGTTCGAAGCGCTGCTGGACGAGCTGCACGGTAAAGGCAAGTTCACCGAAGTGGCGCCAGCTGCCGCCGCAGCGGTCGCCACTGCCGCACCGGCGGCCGCCAAAGCGTCGGCGCCGGTCGCCAAGCCGGCACCCGCGCCGGCACCTGCCCGTGCAGCGGCACCGGCCGCGGCGGAAAAGCCCGCCAGTGAAGCCGAAACCACCGTGCGCGTCGATACCGCACGCCTGGACGACATCATGAACATGGTCGGCGAACTGGTGCTGGTGCGTAACCGCCTGGTGCGCCTGGGCCTGAACAGCGGCGACGAAGCCATGCAAAAGGCCGTGTCGAACCTCGATGTGGTCACCGCCGACTTGCAAACTGCCGTGATGAAAACGCGGATGCAGCCGATCAAGAAAGTCTTTGGCCGCTTCCCGCGCCTGGTCCGCGATCTGGCGCGCCAGCTCAAGAAAGAAATCAACCTGGAACTGGTGGGTGAAGAAACCGACCTGGATAAAAACCTGGTCGAGGCCCTCGCCGACCCGCTGGTCCACTTGGTGCGCAACGCGGTCGACCACGGGGTAGAAACCCCGGAAGAACGCGAAGCCGCCGGCAAGTCGCGTAACGGCAAGGTGATCCTGGCCGCAGAGCAAGAGGGCGACCACATCCTGCTGTCGATCACCGATGACGGCAAAGGCATGGACCCGACCATCTTGCGCAATATCGCGGTCAAGCGCGGCGTGATGGACAAGGACGCCGCCGACCGTCTGACCGACACCGAGTGCTACAACCTGATCTTCGCCCCGGGCTTCTCGACCAAGACCGAGATTTCCGACGTATCCGGCCGTGGCGTCGGCATGGACGTGGTGAAAACCAAGATCAGCCAGCTCAACGGCTCGATCAACATCTACTCGACCAAGGGCCAGGGCTCCAAGATCGTCATCAAGGTGCCGTTGACCCTGGCGATCATGCCGACGCTGATGGTGATGCTGGGCAACCAGGCGTTCGCTTTCCCGCTGGTCAACGTCAACGAAATTTTCCACCTCGACCTGTCGCGCACCAACGTGGTGGACGGCCAGGAAGTGGTGATCGTGCGCGACAAGGCATTGCCATTGTTCTACCTCAAGCGTTGGCTGGTGGCGTCGGCCAAGCATGAAGAGCAGCGTGAAGGCCATGTGGTGATTCTGTCCGTGGGCACCCAGCGCATCGGCTTTGTGGTCGATCAACTGGTGGGCCAGGAAGAAGTGGTGATCAAGCCTTTGGGCAAGATGCTGCAGGGCACCCCGGGCATGTCGGGCGCGACTATTACCGGTGACGGTCGGATCGCGTTGATTCTCGATGTTCCAAGCATGCTCAAGCGTTACGCCGCACGGCGTATTTGA
- a CDS encoding protein phosphatase CheZ: protein MEHNETSQGDFESTLKKHAHQLVDSLEKGQFADAVQLIHELNQTRDRGLYQEVGKLTRELHSAIVNFQIDPRMPQAEEISQITDATERLSYVVRLTEAAANRTMDLVENATPLVNGMASEAQALSVDWGRFMRREVGAEEFRELARRVDGFLSRSEQENRTVASNLNDILLAQDYQDLTGQVIKRVTQLVTEVESNLLKLVLMAGQVDRFAGIEHDREAILSEKDPQKHLAKGEGPQIHADKREDVVSGQDDVDDLLSSLGF from the coding sequence ATGGAGCATAACGAAACGTCACAGGGCGACTTTGAGTCGACCCTGAAAAAACATGCTCACCAGTTGGTCGACAGCCTGGAAAAAGGCCAGTTCGCCGATGCGGTGCAGTTGATCCATGAGCTTAACCAGACCCGTGACCGCGGCCTGTACCAGGAAGTGGGCAAGCTCACACGCGAGCTGCACAGTGCGATCGTCAATTTCCAGATTGACCCGCGCATGCCCCAGGCCGAAGAAATTTCACAGATCACCGACGCCACTGAGCGCCTGTCGTATGTGGTCAGGCTGACCGAGGCCGCTGCCAACCGCACCATGGACCTGGTGGAAAACGCCACGCCTCTGGTCAACGGCATGGCCAGCGAAGCCCAGGCCCTGAGCGTTGACTGGGGCCGCTTCATGCGCCGTGAAGTGGGCGCTGAGGAATTTCGTGAGTTGGCGCGTCGGGTCGACGGTTTCCTGTCGCGCAGCGAGCAAGAGAACCGCACGGTGGCCAGCAATCTCAACGACATCCTGCTGGCCCAGGATTATCAGGACCTCACCGGCCAGGTGATCAAGCGCGTGACCCAATTGGTCACCGAAGTGGAAAGCAACTTGCTCAAATTGGTGCTGATGGCCGGCCAGGTCGACCGTTTTGCCGGCATCGAACACGACCGCGAAGCGATCCTCTCGGAAAAAGATCCACAAAAACATCTCGCCAAGGGTGAAGGTCCGCAGATTCATGCCGATAAACGTGAAGACGTTGTGTCAGGTCAGGATGACGTAGATGACCTGTTATCCAGTTTAGGCTTCTAA
- a CDS encoding chemotaxis response regulator CheY yields MKILIVDDFSTMRRIIKNLLRDLGFTNTVEADDGITAIPILNSGSIDFLVTDWNMPGMTGIDLLRHVRADEKLRSLPVLMVTAEAKREQIIEAAQAGVNGYVVKPFTALALKEKIEKIFERIGH; encoded by the coding sequence ATGAAAATCCTCATCGTTGATGACTTCTCAACGATGCGGCGGATCATTAAAAACCTGTTGCGTGACCTTGGGTTCACCAACACGGTCGAGGCGGATGACGGCATTACGGCGATTCCGATCCTCAACAGCGGCAGCATCGACTTTCTGGTAACTGACTGGAACATGCCGGGCATGACCGGTATCGACCTGCTGCGCCACGTGCGCGCCGATGAAAAGCTGCGCAGCCTGCCTGTGCTGATGGTGACCGCCGAAGCCAAGCGTGAACAGATCATCGAAGCCGCCCAAGCCGGGGTCAACGGTTACGTGGTCAAGCCATTCACGGCGCTGGCCTTGAAAGAGAAGATTGAAAAAATCTTCGAACGCATCGGTCATTGA
- the fliA gene encoding RNA polymerase sigma factor FliA: MTSSGYNLYKKSARDSQGELIERYAPLVKRIAYHLLARLPASVQVEDLIQAGMIGLLEVSTKYDASKGASFETYAGIRIRGAMLDEVRKGDWAPRSVHRNTRMVSDAIRAIEAKTGRDAKDHEVAAELQLSLDDYYGILNDTLGSRLFSFDDLLQDGEHEGLHEDGASAHLEPSRDLEDERFQKALADAIANLPERERLVLALYYDEELNLKEIGEVLGVSESRVSQLHSQCAARLRGRLGEWRAR; the protein is encoded by the coding sequence ATGACATCCAGCGGCTACAACCTTTACAAAAAGTCGGCACGTGACAGCCAGGGCGAATTGATCGAGCGCTATGCGCCTCTGGTCAAGCGCATTGCCTATCACCTGTTGGCGCGCCTGCCGGCGAGCGTGCAGGTCGAAGACTTGATCCAGGCCGGTATGATCGGCCTGCTTGAAGTGTCGACCAAATACGACGCGAGCAAGGGTGCCAGTTTCGAGACGTATGCGGGTATCCGTATCCGTGGCGCAATGCTCGACGAGGTGCGTAAAGGCGATTGGGCGCCGCGTTCGGTACACCGCAATACCCGCATGGTCAGTGATGCAATTCGTGCAATTGAAGCAAAAACCGGTCGTGACGCTAAAGATCATGAAGTTGCGGCCGAACTCCAATTGAGTCTCGACGATTACTACGGGATTTTGAACGATACCTTGGGCAGCCGCCTGTTCAGTTTCGACGACCTTTTACAGGACGGCGAACACGAAGGGCTGCACGAGGACGGCGCGAGTGCACATCTTGAACCGTCGCGCGATCTGGAGGACGAACGTTTCCAGAAAGCGTTGGCGGACGCGATTGCCAACTTGCCCGAGCGTGAGCGCCTGGTGCTGGCGCTGTACTACGACGAAGAGCTGAACCTCAAGGAAATCGGTGAGGTCCTGGGGGTCAGCGAGTCGCGTGTCAGCCAGTTGCATAGCCAGTGCGCCGCCCGCTTGCGGGGGCGATTGGGAGAGTGGCGCGCGCGCTGA
- the fleN gene encoding flagellar synthesis regulator FleN: MGSMHPVQVIAVTGGKGGVGKTNVSVNLSLALAELGRRVMLLDADLGLANVDVLLGLTPKHTLADVIEGRCELRDVLLQGPGGIRIVPAASGTQSMVHLSPAQHAGLIQAFSDIGDNLDVLVIDTAAGIGESVVSFVRAAQEVLLVVCDEPTSITDAYALIKLLNRDYGMNRFRVLANMAQSPQEGRNLFAKLTKVTDRFLDVALQYVGAVPYDECVRKAVQKQRAVYEAFPRSKCALAFKAIAQKVDTWPLPANPRGHLEFFVERLVHQTSAGPVL; the protein is encoded by the coding sequence ATGGGCAGCATGCATCCCGTACAGGTGATCGCGGTGACCGGCGGCAAAGGTGGCGTCGGCAAAACTAACGTGTCAGTGAATTTGTCCCTGGCCCTGGCAGAGCTTGGCCGTCGCGTCATGCTGCTGGATGCTGATTTGGGCTTGGCGAACGTGGACGTTCTGCTGGGGCTGACACCCAAACATACCCTTGCCGATGTGATCGAGGGCCGCTGTGAGCTGCGCGATGTGCTGCTCCAGGGGCCCGGTGGCATTCGTATCGTGCCGGCTGCCTCGGGCACCCAGAGCATGGTGCACCTGAGCCCCGCGCAACATGCCGGGCTGATCCAGGCCTTCAGTGATATCGGCGACAACCTCGACGTGCTGGTGATCGACACCGCCGCCGGGATCGGCGAATCGGTGGTCAGCTTTGTGCGCGCCGCGCAGGAGGTGCTGCTGGTGGTGTGCGACGAACCTACTTCCATCACCGACGCCTACGCGCTGATCAAACTGCTTAACCGTGACTACGGCATGAACCGCTTTCGCGTGCTGGCCAACATGGCCCAGAGCCCGCAGGAAGGGCGCAACCTGTTCGCCAAGTTGACCAAGGTCACGGATCGCTTCCTCGATGTGGCTTTACAATACGTCGGCGCAGTTCCCTATGACGAGTGTGTGCGCAAGGCCGTGCAAAAGCAGCGTGCGGTCTACGAAGCGTTCCCTCGTTCGAAGTGCGCACTGGCGTTCAAGGCCATTGCCCAGAAGGTCGATACCTGGCCGTTGCCCGCCAATCCGCGGGGGCATCTGGAGTTTTTCGTCGAGCGTTTGGTGCATCAGACGAGTGCGGGACCGGTGCTATGA
- the flhF gene encoding flagellar biosynthesis protein FlhF: MQVKRFFAADMRQAMKLVRDELGADAAIIGNRRIAGGVELTAALDYTPQALAPRVPNMELEDELRKTASRIVSAQAELSMRGDSDASTNRQLFAGLPLTAAEPLVEPTFVEPPRPAAPAPAAAVDQRVFDSMRFELNGLRELLEVQLGSLAWTQLQGSKPQQANLWRRLQRIGLSGPLSRDLLALTAEVEEPRQAWRMLLAHLARMIATPEIEPLEEGGVIAMVGPAGMGKTTTLAKLAARYVLKYGAQNIALVSMDSYRIGAQEQLKTLGRILNVPVTHVDPGQSLANALDPLLRKRVVLIDTAGLQASDPALRMQLESLAGRGIKSKNYLVLATTSQKQVLTAAYHSYKRCGLAGCILTKLDETASLGEVLSLAISHELPVAYLTDGPRIPDDLHLPRRHQLVSRAVSVQMQEEPSEEAMADMFADLYHHPAKRVG; encoded by the coding sequence ATGCAAGTTAAGCGTTTTTTCGCCGCCGATATGCGTCAGGCCATGAAACTGGTCCGTGATGAGCTGGGCGCCGATGCCGCGATTATCGGTAACCGTCGGATTGCCGGCGGTGTCGAGCTGACGGCTGCCCTGGATTACACCCCCCAGGCGCTGGCCCCGCGCGTGCCGAACATGGAACTCGAAGACGAGCTGCGCAAGACCGCCTCGCGCATTGTGTCGGCCCAGGCTGAACTGAGTATGCGTGGCGACAGCGATGCCAGCACCAATCGCCAATTGTTCGCCGGCCTGCCGTTGACCGCCGCCGAGCCGCTGGTAGAGCCGACATTTGTCGAACCGCCGCGTCCAGCCGCGCCCGCCCCGGCTGCTGCTGTCGACCAGCGTGTGTTCGATTCGATGCGCTTTGAACTCAATGGCCTGCGTGAACTGCTGGAAGTGCAGCTGGGCTCGTTGGCCTGGACGCAACTGCAAGGCAGCAAGCCCCAGCAAGCCAACCTGTGGCGCCGCCTGCAACGCATCGGCTTGTCCGGCCCTTTGTCCCGCGACCTGCTGGCCTTGACCGCCGAAGTCGAAGAGCCGCGTCAGGCCTGGCGCATGTTGCTGGCGCACTTGGCGCGCATGATCGCCACCCCGGAAATCGAACCCCTGGAAGAGGGCGGTGTGATTGCCATGGTCGGCCCCGCCGGCATGGGCAAGACCACCACCCTGGCGAAGCTGGCCGCGCGTTATGTACTTAAATACGGCGCACAGAATATCGCCCTGGTGAGCATGGACAGCTACCGCATCGGCGCCCAGGAGCAGCTCAAGACCCTGGGCCGCATCCTCAATGTGCCGGTGACGCACGTCGACCCGGGCCAGTCCCTGGCCAATGCCCTCGACCCGCTGCTGCGCAAGCGCGTGGTGCTGATCGATACCGCCGGCCTGCAAGCCAGCGACCCGGCCCTGCGTATGCAGCTCGAAAGCCTGGCCGGGCGTGGCATCAAGTCGAAAAATTACCTGGTGCTTGCAACCACCAGCCAGAAACAGGTTCTTACCGCCGCGTACCATAGTTACAAACGCTGCGGTCTGGCCGGCTGCATCCTCACCAAGCTCGACGAAACCGCGAGCCTGGGCGAAGTGTTGAGCCTGGCCATCAGTCATGAATTACCGGTCGCCTACCTGACCGACGGGCCGCGGATCCCGGATGATCTGCATCTGCCGCGCCGTCATCAGTTGGTCAGCCGTGCCGTCAGTGTGCAAATGCAAGAAGAGCCTAGCGAGGAAGCGATGGCCGATATGTTCGCCGACCTTTACCACCACCCGGCAAAACGGGTCGGTTGA
- the flhA gene encoding flagellar biosynthesis protein FlhA codes for MLNTARGTLTDLSRGNLGVPLLLLVMLAMMMLPMPPFLLDVFFTFNIALSVVVLLVCVYALRPLDFAVFPTILLVATLLRLALNVASTRVVMLHGQDGHAAAGKVIQAFGEVVIGGNYVVGIVVFAILMIINFVVVTKGAGRISEVSARFTLDAMPGKQMAIDADLNAGLIDQNQAKSRRAEVAQEAEFYGSMDGASKFVRGDAIAGLLILFINLIGGMAVGIFQHGMTFGDAGKVYALLTIGDGLVAQLPSLLLSTAAAIMVTRASGSEDMGKQISRQMFASPKALAVAAGIMAIMGIVPGMPHFSFLSMAALAGGAAYLFWKKQNAVKVQAEQEIARQQDLLPSPARAQETKELGWDDVTPIDMIGLEVGYRLIPLVDRNQGGQLLARIKGVRKKLSQDLGFLMPTVHIRDNLDLAPSAYRLTLMGVILAEAEIYPDRELAINPGQVFGTLNGITAKDPAFGLEAVWIEVSQRSQAQSLGYTVVDASTVVATHLNQILYKHSHELIGHEEVQQLMGLLAKSSPKLAEELVPGVLTLSQLLKVLQALLAEQVPVRDIRSIAEAIANNAAKSQDTAALVAAVRVGLSRAIVQSIVGIESELPVITLEPRLEQILLNSIQKAGQGQEEGVLLEPSMAEKLQRSLIDAAQRQEMQGNPVILLVAGPVRAMLSRFGRLAVPNLHVLAYQEIPDNKQVTIVATVGPNG; via the coding sequence ATGCTCAACACGGCCCGTGGCACCCTGACTGACCTGTCGCGGGGCAATCTGGGTGTGCCGTTGTTGTTGCTGGTGATGCTGGCAATGATGATGTTGCCGATGCCGCCGTTCCTGCTCGATGTGTTCTTTACCTTCAACATTGCCCTGTCCGTCGTCGTGTTGCTGGTGTGCGTGTACGCCCTGCGGCCGCTGGATTTCGCGGTATTCCCGACGATTCTGCTGGTGGCGACCCTGCTGCGCCTGGCGCTGAACGTGGCGTCCACGCGGGTGGTGATGCTTCACGGCCAGGACGGCCACGCCGCTGCCGGTAAGGTGATCCAGGCCTTCGGTGAGGTGGTGATCGGCGGTAACTACGTGGTCGGTATCGTGGTGTTCGCGATCCTGATGATCATCAACTTCGTGGTGGTGACCAAGGGCGCCGGGCGGATTTCCGAGGTGAGTGCGCGGTTTACTCTCGACGCCATGCCCGGCAAGCAGATGGCCATCGACGCCGACCTCAATGCTGGCCTGATTGACCAGAACCAGGCCAAGTCGCGCCGTGCGGAAGTCGCCCAGGAAGCCGAGTTCTACGGCTCCATGGACGGCGCCAGTAAATTTGTGCGCGGCGACGCCATCGCCGGCCTGTTGATTCTGTTTATCAACCTGATTGGCGGCATGGCGGTCGGTATCTTCCAGCACGGCATGACCTTCGGCGATGCCGGCAAGGTGTACGCCTTGCTGACCATCGGTGACGGTTTAGTGGCGCAATTGCCATCACTGTTGTTATCCACAGCGGCGGCCATCATGGTCACCCGTGCTTCGGGCTCCGAAGACATGGGCAAGCAGATCAGCCGCCAGATGTTCGCCTCGCCCAAGGCCCTGGCCGTGGCGGCGGGCATCATGGCGATCATGGGTATCGTGCCGGGCATGCCGCACTTCTCGTTCCTGAGCATGGCGGCCCTGGCAGGTGGCGCGGCCTACCTGTTCTGGAAAAAGCAGAACGCGGTCAAGGTCCAGGCCGAGCAAGAGATTGCCCGCCAGCAGGATCTGCTGCCATCCCCGGCCCGCGCCCAAGAAACCAAGGAGCTGGGCTGGGACGATGTGACCCCGATCGACATGATCGGCCTGGAAGTCGGCTACCGCCTGATCCCGCTGGTGGACCGCAACCAGGGTGGGCAATTGCTGGCGCGGATCAAGGGCGTGCGCAAGAAGCTGTCCCAGGACCTGGGCTTTTTGATGCCCACCGTGCATATCCGCGACAACCTCGACCTGGCCCCCAGTGCCTACCGCCTGACCCTGATGGGCGTGATCCTGGCCGAAGCCGAGATCTACCCGGATCGCGAACTGGCGATCAACCCCGGGCAGGTGTTCGGCACGCTCAACGGCATTACCGCCAAAGATCCGGCTTTTGGCCTGGAAGCGGTGTGGATCGAAGTCAGCCAGCGCAGCCAGGCGCAATCGCTGGGTTACACCGTGGTGGATGCCAGCACTGTGGTTGCCACGCACCTCAACCAGATTCTCTACAAGCACTCCCACGAGCTGATCGGTCACGAGGAAGTCCAGCAATTGATGGGCTTGCTGGCCAAATCCTCACCGAAACTGGCCGAAGAGCTGGTGCCGGGTGTCCTGACACTGTCGCAGTTGCTCAAGGTGCTGCAAGCGCTGTTGGCCGAGCAGGTGCCGGTGCGTGACATTCGCAGCATTGCCGAAGCCATCGCCAACAATGCCGCCAAGAGTCAAGATACTGCCGCTCTGGTGGCGGCGGTGCGCGTCGGATTGTCCCGTGCAATCGTGCAAAGCATTGTAGGCATTGAGTCCGAGCTGCCTGTGATCACCCTGGAACCCAGGTTGGAACAAATATTGCTCAATAGTATTCAGAAGGCGGGGCAAGGCCAGGAAGAGGGCGTTTTGCTGGAGCCGAGCATGGCTGAAAAGCTGCAGCGTTCGTTGATCGACGCCGCACAGCGCCAGGAAATGCAAGGCAACCCGGTGATCCTGCTGGTGGCCGGCCCGGTTCGGGCGATGTTGTCGCGGTTTGGACGCCTGGCTGTACCGAATTTGCACGTGTTGGCTTACCAGGAAATTCCTGACAATAAGCAAGTGACTATCGTCGCGACAGTTGGGCCCAATGGCTGA
- a CDS encoding DUF6124 family protein, protein MIKPTPNPPIRLFTVADGISTEDLLVNLSETLASANALSCDLAFDLEGSKREELLGVAQLIELAQLLADRLHLGAGITSAASSG, encoded by the coding sequence ATGATCAAACCCACCCCAAATCCCCCCATCCGGCTGTTTACCGTAGCCGACGGCATCAGCACCGAAGACCTGCTGGTCAACCTTAGCGAAACCCTCGCCTCGGCCAATGCCCTGAGCTGCGACCTGGCCTTTGACCTGGAAGGTTCGAAACGAGAAGAATTGCTCGGCGTTGCGCAGTTGATCGAACTGGCGCAATTACTGGCTGATCGCCTGCACCTTGGCGCCGGAATAACGAGCGCCGCAAGCAGCGGATAA